In Fusobacterium sp. SYSU M8D902, the following proteins share a genomic window:
- the dhaL gene encoding dihydroxyacetone kinase subunit DhaL, with amino-acid sequence MRLDILNKVCEIIIENRDNLTELDRVIGDGDHGVNLSRGAEKVKEEIPKMEGLKPFEVLNKCAMLLMSNVGGASGALYATALMKGAAALKGKDEVLPEDVVNTWNDMILGIESRGKSTKGEKTMLDTLIPAYEAFKSEIESGKDLKVAFEVAEKSAKAGMESTKDMLATKGRATYLGERSIGHIDAGATSSYLIIKTIAESL; translated from the coding sequence ATGAGACTAGATATTTTAAATAAAGTTTGTGAAATTATTATTGAAAATAGAGATAACTTAACTGAATTAGACAGAGTTATAGGTGATGGTGACCACGGAGTAAATCTATCTAGAGGAGCTGAAAAAGTTAAAGAAGAGATTCCAAAAATGGAAGGACTAAAACCTTTTGAAGTCCTTAACAAGTGTGCAATGCTATTGATGTCCAATGTAGGTGGAGCATCTGGTGCCCTATATGCTACTGCTCTTATGAAGGGAGCTGCTGCTTTGAAAGGAAAAGACGAGGTACTTCCTGAAGATGTTGTCAACACTTGGAACGATATGATCTTAGGGATAGAGAGTCGTGGTAAATCTACAAAGGGTGAAAAAACTATGCTAGATACTTTAATCCCTGCTTATGAAGCTTTTAAGAGTGAGATTGAATCTGGTAAAGATCTAAAAGTTGCTTTTGAAGTTGCAGAAAAATCTGCCAAAGCTGGTATGGAGTCTACAAAAGATATGTTAGCTACTAAAGGAAGAGCTACTTATTTAGGAGAGAGAAGTATTGGACATATTGATGCTGGAGCTACATCTTCATATCTTATTATAAAAACTATTGCAGAGTCACTTTAG
- the dhaK gene encoding dihydroxyacetone kinase subunit DhaK: MKKMINKPENIVNEMVAGMVKAYPNSLETVNDMPIIVRKEKKNNKVALISGGGSGHEPSHAGFVGYGMLDGAVAGEVFTSPSADKVYEAIKAVNCGAGVLLIIKNYSGDVMNFEMAAEMAGMEDIPVKRIIVNDDIAVENSTYTVGRRGIAGTVLVHKIVGAAAEKGYSLDELEVLGNKVINNIKTMGMSLKPCFVPTTGKLSFELAEDEVEIGLGIHGEPGTHREKFQDANTHVDYLLEKILTESKLNGEEVAVLVNGLGETTLMELFIINNRVADVLKEKNIRVADTIVGNYMTSLDMGGFSITILKLDDEIKELLMAKADTPAFKKV, translated from the coding sequence ATGAAAAAAATGATTAACAAACCTGAAAACATAGTAAACGAAATGGTAGCTGGAATGGTAAAAGCTTATCCTAACTCTCTTGAAACAGTTAATGATATGCCTATCATTGTCAGAAAAGAGAAAAAAAATAATAAGGTTGCTTTGATCAGTGGTGGTGGAAGTGGTCACGAGCCTTCTCATGCTGGTTTTGTTGGCTATGGTATGCTAGATGGTGCTGTAGCTGGTGAAGTATTTACATCTCCTAGTGCTGATAAAGTCTATGAAGCTATCAAAGCTGTAAATTGTGGTGCTGGAGTACTATTAATAATTAAAAACTACAGTGGTGACGTTATGAACTTTGAAATGGCTGCTGAAATGGCAGGTATGGAAGATATTCCTGTTAAGAGAATCATAGTTAATGATGATATTGCAGTTGAAAATAGTACTTATACAGTTGGTAGAAGAGGAATAGCTGGAACTGTTTTAGTTCATAAAATAGTAGGTGCTGCAGCTGAAAAAGGATACTCTCTTGATGAGCTAGAAGTATTGGGAAATAAAGTTATAAACAATATAAAAACTATGGGTATGTCATTGAAACCTTGCTTTGTTCCAACTACTGGTAAATTAAGTTTTGAACTTGCTGAAGATGAAGTTGAAATTGGATTAGGAATACATGGTGAACCTGGAACACACAGAGAAAAATTCCAAGATGCTAATACTCATGTTGATTATCTATTGGAAAAAATATTAACTGAATCTAAATTAAATGGTGAAGAGGTTGCTGTTTTGGTAAATGGACTTGGAGAAACTACTCTAATGGAGTTATTCATTATCAATAATAGAGTTGCTGATGTTTTAAAAGAAAAAAATATAAGAGTAGCTGATACAATTGTTGGTAACTATATGACTTCTCTAGATATGGGTGGATTCTCTATCACAATTCTAAAATTAGATGATGAGATAAAAGAACTTCTTATGGCAAAAGCTGATACACCAGCATTCAAAAAAGTTTAG
- a CDS encoding DUF1846 domain-containing protein, whose product MKIGFDHNKYLEEQSKYILERVNNYDKLYLEFGGKLMFDLHAKRVLPGFDENAKIKVLHKLKDKLEVVICVYAGDIERNKIRGDFGITYDMEVFRLIDDLREHELQVNSVVITRYNDQPATTLFINKLERRGIKVYKHRATKGYPTDVDTIVSDEGYGQNPYIETTKPIVVVTAPGPGSGKLATCLSQLYHDYRRGNAAGYSKFETFPVWNVPLKHPLNIAYEAATVDLQDVNMIDPFHLEAYGETAVNYNRDVEAFPLLKRIIEKITGKESIYKSPTDMGVNRVGFGIIDDEVVKEASKQEIIRRYFKTGCEYKKGYVDYDTFKRTRTIMDALNLKEEDRKVVEVARKKLEDIRSKQTEPASAIAFELPDGQMITGKASPLMDAPSAAILNAVKYFAGINDEILLISPVVLEPILNLKDKTLQSKNITLNCEEILMALSICAATNPMAQVAVDKLSMLKGTQAHCTNIVGKNNEQTLRKLGIDLTCDQVFPTENLYYND is encoded by the coding sequence ATGAAAATAGGATTTGATCACAATAAATACCTTGAAGAACAATCAAAGTATATTTTAGAGAGAGTTAATAATTATGATAAGCTTTACCTTGAATTTGGTGGAAAACTTATGTTTGATTTACATGCTAAAAGAGTTTTACCTGGATTTGATGAAAATGCTAAAATAAAAGTATTACATAAGTTAAAAGATAAACTTGAAGTAGTAATCTGTGTATATGCTGGAGACATAGAGAGAAATAAGATAAGAGGAGATTTTGGAATCACTTATGATATGGAAGTTTTTAGATTGATAGATGATCTAAGAGAGCATGAACTTCAAGTAAATAGCGTTGTTATAACAAGATATAATGATCAGCCTGCAACTACTTTATTTATTAACAAATTAGAGCGTAGAGGAATAAAAGTATATAAACATAGAGCAACTAAGGGATATCCAACAGATGTTGATACAATTGTTAGTGATGAAGGATATGGACAAAATCCATACATTGAAACAACTAAGCCAATAGTAGTTGTTACAGCTCCAGGACCTGGAAGTGGAAAATTAGCAACTTGTTTAAGTCAGTTATACCATGACTACAGAAGAGGGAATGCAGCAGGATATTCAAAATTTGAGACTTTCCCTGTATGGAATGTACCGTTGAAACACCCGTTAAATATAGCTTATGAAGCAGCAACTGTAGATTTACAAGATGTAAATATGATAGATCCTTTCCATTTAGAAGCTTATGGAGAGACAGCTGTAAACTATAACCGTGATGTAGAAGCTTTTCCACTATTAAAAAGAATTATAGAAAAGATAACAGGAAAGGAATCAATCTATAAATCTCCAACAGATATGGGAGTTAATAGAGTTGGATTTGGAATAATTGATGATGAGGTTGTTAAAGAAGCATCTAAACAAGAGATAATCAGAAGATATTTCAAAACTGGTTGTGAATATAAAAAAGGTTATGTAGATTATGATACATTCAAAAGAACACGTACAATAATGGATGCTCTAAATTTAAAAGAAGAGGATAGAAAAGTCGTAGAAGTAGCTAGAAAGAAATTAGAAGATATTAGATCTAAGCAAACAGAGCCTGCTTCAGCAATAGCTTTTGAATTACCAGATGGTCAGATGATAACAGGAAAGGCATCTCCACTAATGGATGCTCCATCAGCAGCTATCTTAAATGCTGTAAAATATTTTGCTGGAATAAATGATGAGATATTATTAATATCACCAGTAGTATTAGAACCAATTTTAAATTTAAAAGATAAAACTCTTCAAAGCAAGAATATAACTTTAAACTGTGAAGAGATTCTAATGGCATTGAGTATCTGTGCAGCAACAAATCCAATGGCACAAGTAGCTGTGGATAAATTGAGTATGCTAAAAGGAACACAGGCACACTGCACAAATATCGTAGGAAAAAATAATGAGCAAACTTTAAGAAAATTAGGTATTGATCTAACTTGTGATCAAGTATTCCCTACAGAAAATCTATACTATAATGACTAG
- a CDS encoding glycosyltransferase family 9 protein, with product MKILVIRFKQIGDSVLAAPICNTLKNTFPDAQIDYVIYEHIGPLFENHKYIDNVITITKDEQKNIFKYIKKVWQVTRNNYDIIIDIMSTPKSELFTLLSPKCKYKIGRYKKNRGYTYTHKILEPVGAKNKIDKFLKMLKPLEKEYDIKYTEDFSIEVTDQEKEYMKKKMIDAGIDFQKPVLAFAINARVPSKVFNIEKMLEVTKEIIKEFEPQIIFYYSPTEKEFALEAHKKLGNDKHIFTNIETKSIRELAMLLKNCDMFFGNEGGPRHIAHAVGIPTLVVCRPNLDVKEWLIAGDKNEHIGPLDIDPNAYSLEASEQEKMMTVDLIVDKFRNFYNKNVKNSRI from the coding sequence TTGAAAATATTAGTAATCAGATTTAAACAGATTGGGGATTCTGTCTTAGCAGCACCTATTTGTAATACTTTAAAGAATACATTTCCAGATGCTCAAATTGATTATGTTATCTATGAGCATATAGGCCCACTTTTTGAAAATCATAAATATATAGATAATGTAATAACAATTACAAAGGATGAACAGAAAAATATATTTAAATATATAAAAAAAGTATGGCAAGTAACAAGAAATAATTATGATATAATTATTGATATTATGTCTACACCTAAAAGTGAACTATTTACACTTCTATCACCTAAGTGTAAGTATAAGATAGGAAGATATAAAAAAAATAGAGGTTATACATATACTCATAAGATATTAGAACCAGTAGGAGCAAAGAACAAGATTGATAAGTTTTTAAAAATGTTGAAGCCTTTGGAAAAAGAGTATGATATAAAATATACTGAAGATTTTTCTATTGAAGTTACAGATCAAGAGAAGGAGTATATGAAAAAGAAAATGATAGATGCAGGGATTGATTTTCAAAAACCTGTATTAGCATTTGCTATAAATGCAAGAGTTCCTTCAAAAGTCTTCAATATAGAGAAGATGTTAGAGGTTACAAAGGAGATAATCAAAGAGTTTGAACCTCAGATAATATTCTACTACTCTCCAACTGAAAAGGAGTTTGCACTAGAAGCTCATAAAAAATTGGGAAATGATAAGCATATTTTTACAAATATAGAAACAAAAAGTATTAGAGAATTAGCAATGTTACTAAAAAATTGTGATATGTTCTTTGGAAATGAAGGTGGACCAAGACATATAGCACATGCAGTAGGAATACCTACATTGGTAGTTTGTAGACCAAATCTAGATGTAAAAGAATGGTTGATAGCTGGAGATAAAAACGAGCATATAGGACCGTTAGATATAGACCCTAATGCTTATTCATTAGAGGCAAGTGAACAGGAAAAGATGATGACTGTTGATTTAATTGTAGATAAATTTAGAAATTTCTACAATAAGAATGTAAAAAATAGTAGAATCTAA
- the murI gene encoding glutamate racemase, with product MFQNLSIGVFDSGVGGTTILKEILLLLPQENIIYYGDSGNAPYGEKSIEEIQNLCSKILDFFVKNRCKAVVIACNTATAAALDKLTEEYSIPIIGVITPGAKGAVKVTKNKKINVLATPFTVSSHCYIKELDKFSSSLSIFQEGCPELCPMIENGWELYPNREEVLKKHLSKLSKSADTLILGCTHYPIIENDIRKFFSGTIIDPAKETAMDLKELLKKKELLNSSRKKGSLDFFISGNIDSFRSIAEKFLGFSIKNIYSVEK from the coding sequence ATGTTTCAAAATTTAAGTATTGGTGTTTTCGATTCTGGAGTTGGTGGAACTACGATTTTAAAAGAGATACTTCTACTCCTTCCCCAAGAGAACATTATATATTATGGTGATAGTGGTAATGCTCCCTATGGAGAAAAATCGATTGAAGAGATACAAAACCTCTGTTCTAAAATATTGGATTTCTTTGTTAAGAATAGATGTAAAGCTGTAGTAATAGCTTGTAATACAGCCACTGCTGCTGCTTTGGATAAACTTACTGAGGAGTATTCTATCCCTATTATTGGAGTTATAACTCCAGGTGCTAAGGGGGCTGTAAAGGTTACAAAGAACAAAAAAATTAATGTTCTAGCCACTCCTTTCACTGTATCATCTCATTGTTATATCAAAGAGTTAGATAAATTTTCAAGTAGTCTCTCTATATTCCAAGAGGGCTGTCCTGAATTATGTCCAATGATTGAAAATGGTTGGGAGCTATACCCTAATCGTGAAGAGGTTTTAAAAAAACATCTCTCTAAACTATCTAAATCTGCAGATACTTTAATTTTGGGCTGTACACACTATCCTATCATTGAAAATGATATTAGAAAATTTTTCTCTGGAACAATCATTGATCCAGCAAAAGAAACAGCTATGGATTTAAAAGAGCTTTTAAAGAAAAAGGAGCTACTTAACTCCTCTAGAAAAAAAGGTTCATTAGATTTCTTTATCTCTGGAAATATAGATTCTTTTAGAAGTATAGCTGAAAAATTTTTAGGTTTCTCCATTAAAAATATCTACTCTGTTGAAAAATAG
- the gltS gene encoding sodium/glutamate symporter gives MFEYTFNMTETLAIAVILLLIGKEIKKRVALLEKFFIPAPVIGGTIFSIFMLIGHNFNLFSFSFDGTLKDFLMIVFFTTIGFSASFELLKKGGIGVVLFLISATILVVIQDLVGVFLAKFFGLHPYIGLAAGSVPLTGGHGTSGAFGPILEKAGAEGAFSVAIASATFGLVAGCLIGGPVAKRLLQKYNLKPKDVVEKHNSFIDDSIRCISESVLFDSIVIISVSMGIGSFIPVLVAKYGLILPPYIGPMIIAAIIRNIADFKKKKLPMSEMAIIGNVSLSLFLAMALMSMKLWELVSLGIPLLVILTIQTIIMAFYAYFITFRMMGKDYDAAVIATGHCGFGLGATPNAMANMETFTAINGFSAKAFFVLPLVGALFIDFTNATIITFFMNIFK, from the coding sequence ATGTTTGAATATACATTTAATATGACTGAAACATTGGCAATAGCTGTAATATTGCTACTTATAGGTAAGGAGATTAAAAAAAGAGTTGCTCTTCTTGAAAAATTCTTTATTCCAGCTCCTGTTATTGGAGGAACTATCTTTTCAATCTTTATGTTGATTGGGCATAATTTTAATCTTTTTAGTTTCTCTTTTGATGGAACATTAAAAGATTTTTTAATGATAGTATTTTTTACAACTATTGGATTTTCAGCTAGCTTTGAACTCTTGAAAAAGGGTGGTATAGGGGTTGTCCTTTTTTTAATCTCAGCAACAATACTTGTTGTTATTCAAGATCTAGTTGGAGTATTTTTAGCTAAATTTTTTGGATTACATCCATATATTGGACTTGCTGCTGGTTCAGTTCCCTTAACAGGTGGACATGGAACTTCTGGAGCTTTTGGTCCTATACTTGAAAAAGCTGGTGCAGAGGGTGCTTTTTCAGTTGCTATTGCTTCTGCTACCTTTGGTCTAGTAGCTGGTTGTTTAATTGGAGGTCCTGTTGCTAAAAGACTTCTACAAAAATACAATCTTAAACCTAAAGATGTTGTAGAAAAACATAACTCTTTCATTGATGATAGTATTAGATGTATCTCTGAAAGTGTTCTATTTGACTCTATTGTTATTATCTCTGTCTCTATGGGTATAGGTTCCTTTATTCCTGTTTTAGTTGCAAAATATGGACTTATTCTTCCACCATATATTGGTCCTATGATTATTGCTGCAATTATCAGAAATATAGCTGATTTTAAAAAGAAAAAACTTCCTATGAGTGAGATGGCTATAATAGGGAATGTCTCTCTATCTCTGTTTTTAGCAATGGCATTGATGTCAATGAAGTTATGGGAATTAGTATCTTTAGGAATTCCACTACTAGTCATTTTAACTATACAGACAATAATTATGGCTTTTTATGCTTATTTCATCACTTTTAGAATGATGGGAAAAGATTACGATGCTGCTGTTATTGCAACTGGACATTGTGGTTTTGGTCTTGGAGCTACTCCTAATGCTATGGCTAATATGGAAACTTTTACTGCTATAAATGGATTTTCTGCTAAAGCTTTCTTTGTACTTCCATTAGTAGGAGCTCTATTTATAGATTTTACAAATGCAACAATAATTACATTTTTTATGAATATTTTTAAATAA
- a CDS encoding YegS/Rv2252/BmrU family lipid kinase has protein sequence MKKVKFIYNPFSGEGIVTKNLDTIIEKYQAKGYTIIPFRISEEQNLADAFLDLDNSYHHILGAGGDGTINQIINLMKGKQLDIPLAILPVGTANDFAKFIEMPSNIGEACDKILAGNIHEIDLGKANDKYFINVFSFGVFTDVSQKTPTHLKNILGKLAYYLNGIKELPSLRKLNIKVVADDFFYEGNALIFFTFNGKTAGNINISYKSEINDGLLDVIILKGENLRLALLSFFEFFRSEHLEKPKDIIHFKSNNFTVEYSDPTIKSDIDGETGPISPIHITCVERGLKLIF, from the coding sequence ATGAAAAAAGTAAAATTTATATACAATCCATTCTCAGGTGAGGGAATTGTTACAAAAAACTTAGATACAATTATTGAAAAATATCAAGCAAAGGGGTATACTATTATTCCCTTCAGAATCTCTGAGGAGCAAAATTTAGCAGATGCATTTTTAGATCTAGATAATAGTTATCACCATATTCTAGGAGCTGGAGGAGATGGTACAATCAACCAAATTATCAATCTTATGAAAGGAAAGCAACTGGATATTCCATTAGCTATTCTACCTGTTGGAACTGCCAATGATTTTGCTAAATTTATAGAAATGCCTTCTAATATTGGGGAGGCTTGTGATAAAATACTAGCTGGAAATATCCACGAGATTGATTTAGGAAAAGCAAATGACAAGTATTTTATAAATGTCTTTAGTTTTGGGGTATTTACAGATGTTTCTCAAAAAACTCCCACTCATTTAAAAAATATTTTAGGAAAATTAGCTTACTACTTAAATGGTATTAAGGAGTTACCTTCACTAAGAAAGCTTAATATTAAAGTGGTAGCTGATGACTTTTTCTATGAGGGTAATGCCTTAATTTTCTTTACTTTTAATGGAAAAACTGCTGGAAATATAAATATATCATATAAAAGTGAGATAAATGATGGACTTTTAGATGTCATAATCTTAAAAGGAGAGAATCTTCGTCTAGCTCTTCTTTCATTCTTTGAATTTTTTAGATCAGAGCATCTTGAAAAACCTAAGGATATTATTCACTTTAAAAGTAATAACTTTACAGTTGAATACTCTGACCCTACTATAAAGTCTGATATTGACGGAGAAACTGGACCTATATCTCCTATTCATATCACTTGTGTAGAGAGAGGATTAAAACTTATATTCTAA
- a CDS encoding Mn2+dependent serine/threonine protein kinase: MKIISEQKRSIVYFDENNETFIKNFKPKFINRLKYFFRLRKYPGNNFYFISLELQKLNISTVQILNYSHYSVTTKKLNGIPLDKYLQQHKDILYNFIIVVSTLFKNNIYCGDLSYDNFFVINNSIYALDLEDYRKVRFFKRNTNEAIRRMKGKVDDWVIEEIKKNLNIN; this comes from the coding sequence ATGAAGATTATTAGTGAGCAGAAAAGATCTATTGTTTATTTTGATGAAAATAATGAAACATTTATTAAAAATTTTAAACCTAAATTTATCAACAGACTCAAGTATTTTTTTAGACTTAGAAAATATCCTGGAAATAATTTTTATTTCATTAGTTTAGAACTACAAAAATTAAATATTTCTACAGTTCAGATCTTAAATTACTCACATTACTCTGTTACCACTAAGAAATTAAATGGCATTCCTTTAGATAAATATTTGCAACAGCATAAAGATATTCTATATAATTTTATTATAGTAGTTTCTACTCTTTTTAAAAATAATATATATTGTGGAGATCTCTCTTATGATAATTTTTTTGTGATAAATAATAGTATTTATGCTCTTGACTTAGAAGATTATCGTAAAGTAAGATTTTTTAAAAGAAATACTAATGAAGCAATTAGAAGAATGAAAGGAAAAGTTGATGATTGGGTAATCGAAGAGATTAAAAAAAATCTAAACATTAATTGA
- a CDS encoding glycosyltransferase: MKRKLIVHNGNISIGGQEKMLIEFLKLLDPQKYEVLLLIEENNGKRNDYIDEIPKWVEYKFLTTERFMSWIEKNKKSKNPLRKVLYSFLLKIKKKISAKEFEKYLNFSDIIIDYDMGLMRNLHKINLRNKKLIGWSHAGDGSLHKNKNKRKNVERYDYIVTINEVMKNGYEKNTIHPQILKIYNFMDFDLILEKSKEAVEENLGEYIISVGSLTENKNQALLIKSFSRLKKEKNILEKLVIIGEGKEREKLQMLIKNLNLENEVFLLGQKLNPYKYIANSKLFVLTSKNEGFSLTCIEAMILRKMVIVTETNGTREILGNKSNYGKLISGDETDLLNLLFFYLKNENERKKYKEEGYKRAKQFDKGNAKLAIEEFIDRI, encoded by the coding sequence ATGAAGAGAAAATTGATTGTTCACAATGGAAATATTTCAATCGGTGGTCAGGAAAAAATGTTGATAGAATTCTTGAAATTATTGGATCCTCAAAAGTATGAGGTATTATTATTGATAGAGGAAAATAATGGAAAGAGAAATGATTATATTGATGAGATTCCTAAGTGGGTGGAGTATAAATTTTTAACAACTGAAAGATTCATGAGTTGGATTGAAAAAAATAAAAAGAGTAAGAATCCATTAAGAAAGGTATTATACTCATTTTTATTAAAAATAAAGAAAAAAATATCAGCAAAGGAATTTGAAAAATATTTGAATTTTTCAGATATAATTATAGATTATGATATGGGATTAATGAGAAATTTACATAAAATAAATTTAAGAAACAAAAAATTAATTGGGTGGAGTCATGCTGGAGATGGAAGTTTACATAAAAACAAGAATAAAAGAAAAAATGTAGAGAGATATGACTACATAGTAACTATAAATGAAGTGATGAAAAATGGATATGAAAAAAATACTATTCATCCTCAAATATTAAAGATATATAATTTTATGGATTTTGATTTGATTTTAGAAAAAAGTAAAGAAGCTGTTGAAGAAAATTTAGGTGAATATATAATTTCTGTTGGTTCACTAACTGAAAATAAAAATCAAGCATTGTTGATAAAAAGTTTCTCAAGATTGAAAAAAGAAAAGAATATACTTGAAAAATTGGTAATTATTGGTGAAGGAAAAGAGAGAGAAAAATTACAAATGTTGATAAAAAATTTAAATCTGGAGAATGAAGTTTTTTTGTTGGGACAAAAATTAAATCCATATAAATATATAGCTAATTCAAAATTATTCGTTTTAACTTCAAAAAATGAAGGATTTTCATTAACTTGTATAGAAGCTATGATTTTAAGAAAAATGGTAATAGTAACAGAAACTAATGGAACACGAGAGATCTTAGGAAATAAATCTAATTATGGAAAATTAATTTCAGGAGATGAAACGGACTTATTAAATTTGTTATTTTTTTATTTGAAGAATGAAAATGAACGTAAAAAATATAAGGAAGAAGGATATAAAAGAGCTAAACAATTTGATAAAGGAAATGCAAAATTAGCAATAGAGGAGTTTATTGATAGAATATGA
- a CDS encoding polysaccharide deacetylase family protein: protein MKIYVVGERNIELEKLNKQRNEIFYVTLLEGILRSFCGKGRIIYSKEKNGILEFCQKLLKTPYLFGEISNILEFENHYSRIKKYEIPVLMYHQFVENKKDGGKIKLFVTKKQFELHLRILKFFRYETITFEDLDRIGLQNRFYKKYIILTVDDGYKDNYEILYPLLKKYKMKAVIFLVSGLNYNKWTIESSNEKRFDLMNDNEVLELQESGTVEFGGHTLTHLSFLDAEEEKAKYEIEEDKKITENRLNKILKVFAYPYGHRKEETKDMVKESGYLFAVSTDTGSGIITEDLFDIRRTAIDKTSLFDFIRKISPGYLQYKAKKYKNKKRNNI, encoded by the coding sequence ATGAAAATTTATGTAGTAGGAGAGAGAAATATAGAGCTTGAAAAATTAAATAAGCAAAGAAATGAAATATTCTATGTTACTTTATTAGAAGGAATATTAAGATCTTTTTGTGGTAAAGGAAGGATAATATATTCGAAAGAAAAAAATGGAATTTTAGAATTTTGTCAAAAATTATTAAAAACACCTTATCTTTTTGGAGAAATTTCAAATATTTTAGAGTTTGAAAATCATTATTCTAGAATAAAAAAATATGAGATTCCAGTATTGATGTATCATCAATTTGTAGAAAATAAGAAAGATGGTGGAAAAATAAAGCTTTTTGTCACTAAAAAACAATTTGAATTACATTTAAGAATTTTAAAGTTTTTTAGATATGAAACAATAACTTTTGAAGATTTAGATAGAATAGGATTACAAAATAGATTTTATAAAAAATATATAATTTTAACAGTAGATGATGGATATAAAGATAACTATGAAATACTGTATCCATTGTTAAAAAAATATAAAATGAAAGCTGTTATATTTTTAGTCTCTGGATTAAATTATAACAAATGGACTATTGAAAGTAGTAATGAAAAGAGATTTGATTTGATGAATGACAATGAAGTTCTTGAATTACAAGAGAGTGGAACAGTAGAGTTTGGTGGACATACATTAACACACTTAAGTTTTTTAGATGCTGAAGAAGAAAAAGCTAAATATGAAATTGAAGAGGATAAAAAAATAACTGAAAATAGATTAAATAAAATATTAAAAGTATTTGCATATCCTTATGGACATAGAAAAGAAGAGACAAAAGATATGGTAAAAGAAAGTGGATATCTATTTGCTGTTTCTACTGATACAGGAAGCGGAATTATTACTGAGGATTTATTTGATATAAGAAGAACGGCTATTGATAAAACATCACTATTTGATTTTATAAGAAAAATTTCACCAGGATATTTACAATACAAAGCTAAAAAGTATAAAAATAAAAAGAGGAATAATATATGA